A stretch of the Bacteroidales bacterium genome encodes the following:
- a CDS encoding gliding motility-associated C-terminal domain-containing protein: MKRKNTILIIICFLFPLFGISQTADFTVDTNSTCVNNTVRYTDISTGSPSSWFWDFGDGASPSTAATQGPHDITYSTSGNKTVSLTINGDAITKNDILLVYSLPVAIIDTIISDKYAWFYYGFKGNDVDIQLSESCIFEWDFGDNVSISDTISNDTSTSITYSSFPFHRYSEEGNYNIIYKVTDNHGCIDSVSQLIDISDKDSLFVPNVFTPNGDNVNDYFIVGSNGYTKFSIVIYSRWGNVVFKAPESQQIVWDGNTIDGSKVAPGVYYYVLTQVDGDKKYLPESGFIHIFY; this comes from the coding sequence TTGAAACGTAAAAACACAATATTAATAATAATTTGTTTTTTGTTTCCCTTGTTTGGGATTTCTCAAACAGCTGATTTTACTGTTGATACAAACAGCACTTGTGTAAACAACACTGTGCGTTATACTGATATATCAACAGGAAGTCCTTCTTCATGGTTTTGGGATTTTGGAGATGGAGCATCGCCATCAACTGCTGCAACACAAGGTCCGCATGATATTACATATTCAACATCAGGAAATAAAACAGTTTCTCTCACAATTAATGGTGATGCAATAACTAAAAACGATATTTTATTAGTTTATTCCCTTCCTGTTGCTATTATTGATACAATTATATCAGATAAATATGCATGGTTTTACTACGGATTTAAAGGCAATGATGTTGATATACAATTATCTGAAAGTTGTATCTTTGAATGGGATTTTGGAGATAATGTTTCGATTTCCGATACTATTTCTAATGATACAAGTACATCAATTACTTATTCTTCATTTCCTTTTCACAGGTATTCCGAAGAGGGTAACTACAATATAATTTATAAAGTTACTGATAATCATGGCTGTATTGATAGTGTTTCGCAATTAATAGATATTAGTGATAAAGATTCTCTTTTTGTTCCTAATGTATTTACTCCAAATGGCGACAATGTAAATGACTATTTTATAGTTGGTTCAAATGGTTATACTAAATTTTCAATTGTTATTTATAGCAGATGGGGAAATGTTGTATTTAAAGCACCCGAATCACAACAAATAGTTTGGGACGGAAATACTATCGATGGTTCTAAAGTAGCACCGGGTGTTTACTATTATGTGCTTACCCAAGTTGATGGCGATAAAAAATACCTTCCCGAATCAGGATTTATTCATATTTTTTATTAA
- a CDS encoding endonuclease/exonuclease/phosphatase family protein — MKKVLKKILQYINFCFIILLFIAYISTYISPQSVSWLAFFGLLYPYILLVNIIFTIFWILKKKLFFLFSLIAILIGWNFLASFLQFNVFSKNKDLSTNTFSFLSYNVRLFDLYNWSDNQATKSKVFNFLKVESPDIMCLQEFYYDETNKFPTLDTLLKFRNVNYVHDEYTSHVHDVYHFGIATFSKFPIINEGKILFRNTNNICIYTDIIIADDTIRIYNNHLQSVHFQPKNYNFMDSITQSYNNTKLIGIVDILKRIESAFIKRAFQVEYISEHIENSPYPVIVCGDFNDSPFSYCYRRMRKELADAFIESGMGIGNTYVRKFPSYRIDYILHSKDLKSYHYKKSKIKYSDHYPIQCEFQIIE; from the coding sequence TTGAAAAAAGTATTAAAAAAAATATTACAATACATTAATTTTTGCTTCATTATATTATTGTTTATTGCTTATATTTCAACCTATATAAGTCCCCAAAGTGTATCATGGCTTGCTTTTTTCGGTTTATTATATCCCTATATTTTATTAGTAAATATAATATTTACTATTTTTTGGATTTTAAAGAAAAAGTTGTTTTTCCTTTTTTCTCTTATTGCAATCTTAATTGGGTGGAATTTTCTTGCAAGTTTTTTACAATTCAATGTTTTTTCAAAAAACAAGGATTTAAGTACAAATACATTTTCATTTCTTTCATATAATGTAAGATTATTTGACCTGTATAACTGGTCGGATAATCAAGCAACCAAATCAAAGGTTTTTAATTTTCTAAAAGTTGAGTCACCTGATATAATGTGTTTGCAAGAGTTTTATTATGATGAAACAAACAAATTCCCCACATTAGATACTTTGCTTAAATTCAGGAATGTTAATTATGTACATGATGAATATACAAGTCATGTGCATGATGTATATCATTTTGGAATAGCAACATTTAGTAAATTTCCTATAATAAATGAAGGAAAAATACTATTTCGAAACACAAATAATATTTGTATCTATACTGATATTATAATAGCTGATGATACAATAAGGATATACAATAATCACTTACAATCAGTTCATTTTCAACCAAAAAATTATAATTTTATGGATAGCATTACCCAAAGTTATAATAACACAAAATTAATAGGAATTGTAGATATTTTAAAAAGAATAGAATCGGCTTTTATTAAAAGAGCTTTTCAGGTTGAATATATATCAGAGCATATCGAAAATTCTCCATATCCGGTAATTGTATGCGGAGATTTTAACGATTCTCCCTTTTCATATTGTTATAGAAGAATGAGGAAAGAATTAGCAGATGCTTTTATCGAATCCGGCATGGGAATAGGAAATACTTATGTGAGAAAATTTCCATCATATAGAATAGATTATATTTTGCATAGTAAAGATTTGAAATCATATCATTATAAAAAATCTAAAATCAAATATTCCGACCATTATCCCATACAATGTGAATTTCAGATTATTGAATAG
- a CDS encoding glycosyltransferase family 2 protein: protein MPEISLVVITFNEENNIESCILSAKDIVDDIVVVDSFSTDNTEEICKKHDVRFIKHKFEGHIEQKNWAISQAKYPHILSLDADEALSPELKNSIYSVKNNWNAEGYYFKRLTNYCGQWIKHCGWYPDKKLRLWDSRKGKWEGINPHDKFELQKGCNKVFLKGDLLHYSFNSINQHVDTSNKFSEIKAKIAFNNGEKPNLFNNFFSPIIKFIRDYFFRLGFLDGFYGFVICVINANSTFLKYSKLRQYYRDKKKNAKN from the coding sequence ATGCCTGAAATTTCTCTTGTAGTCATAACATTTAATGAAGAAAATAATATCGAAAGCTGTATTTTATCAGCTAAAGATATTGTTGATGATATTGTTGTTGTTGATTCCTTTTCAACTGATAATACAGAAGAAATATGCAAAAAACATGATGTAAGATTCATAAAACATAAATTTGAAGGACATATAGAGCAAAAAAATTGGGCAATATCACAAGCAAAATATCCACATATTCTATCTCTTGATGCTGATGAAGCATTATCGCCGGAATTAAAAAATTCAATATATTCTGTTAAAAATAACTGGAATGCTGAGGGATATTATTTTAAACGGCTAACAAATTATTGTGGACAATGGATAAAACACTGTGGATGGTATCCTGATAAAAAATTGCGTTTATGGGATAGCCGTAAGGGAAAATGGGAAGGGATAAATCCACATGATAAATTTGAACTTCAGAAAGGGTGTAATAAAGTATTTTTAAAGGGTGATTTGTTACATTATTCGTTCAATTCAATAAATCAACATGTTGATACAAGCAATAAATTTTCTGAAATAAAAGCAAAAATTGCATTTAATAATGGAGAAAAACCTAATCTGTTTAACAATTTTTTTTCACCGATAATTAAATTTATTAGAGATTATTTTTTCAGACTTGGTTTTTTAGATGGATTTTATGGTTTTGTTATATGTGTGATAAATGCAAATTCAACCTTTCTTAAATATTCAAAGTTAAGGCAGTATTATAGAGATAAGAAAAAGAATGCAAAAAATTAA
- a CDS encoding AI-2E family transporter, whose translation MKTKYIFIALGFILLCLILWYFKSIVAYILIASILSLIGNPLVDILSKIKINKFFIPRTISAIITLFVLWIVLIAFFRFVTPLFINEANELASVDVQSVISNLNEPLMKVGTFLERLNISSFEDSSIEETIAKKLVSILNISNVSNIFGFLAGMLGNIFIAFFAISFVLFFFLKDNKLFANTIILMVPVEHEKRVEKVLISIKNLLSRYFIGICLQISLIIILITVGLCIVGLDFGDALIIGLIVGLMNIIPYIGPMIGAVFGIVIGIATNLNLEFYSQMIPLIIFMAIVFAIVQIIDNVLFQPLIYSKSVKAHPLEIFIIIMMAGSLAGITGMILAIPTYTILRVIAKEFFNNFKIIKKLTENI comes from the coding sequence GTGAAGACAAAATATATATTTATTGCTTTAGGATTCATACTTTTATGTTTGATTTTATGGTATTTTAAATCAATAGTTGCATATATTTTAATTGCAAGTATATTATCCTTAATTGGCAATCCACTTGTAGATATTCTCAGCAAGATTAAAATTAATAAATTTTTTATTCCAAGAACTATTTCCGCTATTATAACCCTGTTCGTTTTGTGGATTGTATTAATTGCTTTTTTTCGTTTTGTAACGCCCTTGTTTATTAACGAAGCAAACGAACTTGCATCTGTTGATGTACAATCTGTTATAAGCAATCTTAACGAGCCTTTAATGAAGGTAGGAACTTTTCTAGAAAGGTTAAATATTAGCTCGTTTGAAGATTCTTCCATTGAGGAAACTATAGCAAAAAAATTAGTATCAATACTAAACATTTCAAATGTTTCAAATATTTTTGGATTTCTTGCAGGAATGTTAGGCAATATATTTATTGCATTTTTTGCAATATCTTTTGTGTTGTTTTTCTTTTTAAAAGACAATAAGCTTTTTGCGAATACAATAATTCTGATGGTTCCCGTTGAACATGAAAAAAGAGTTGAAAAAGTATTAATATCAATAAAAAATCTTTTATCAAGATATTTTATTGGAATATGTTTGCAAATATCTTTAATAATTATTCTTATAACTGTCGGATTATGTATTGTCGGTCTTGATTTTGGCGATGCATTAATTATTGGTTTAATTGTCGGCTTAATGAATATTATACCATACATTGGGCCTATGATTGGTGCTGTTTTTGGTATCGTTATAGGAATTGCTACAAATCTTAATTTGGAATTTTATTCACAAATGATTCCATTGATTATTTTTATGGCAATAGTTTTTGCTATTGTTCAAATAATTGATAATGTTTTATTTCAACCATTAATTTATTCAAAAAGTGTTAAAGCACATCCACTTGAAATATTTATTATAATTATGATGGCAGGTAGTTTAGCGGGGATTACAGGAATGATATTAGCAATTCCGACATATACTATTTTAAGAGTAATAGCAAAAGAATTTTTTAATAATTTTAAAATAATCAAGAAGTTAACAGAAAATATTTAA